From Pagrus major chromosome 2, Pma_NU_1.0, one genomic window encodes:
- the LOC141012682 gene encoding extracellular calcium-sensing receptor-like, producing MSLFLWFLTWRPSSALSLLLLSVVGIQTGLEVVQATVCSRWGATRDKSLSQDGDVIIGGLFNLYFKPSAVKQGYTKLPSYEPCTGLDIEALKYTHAMVFAVEEINRNSTLLPEVKLGYHILDSCGRYPWSLQGGELVPLLICAASSTTGIMLSRILGPLSVPVISYLASCPCLSDRTKFPNFFRTIPSDIYQARAMAQLAIRFNWTWIGAVIVNNDYGQLAIQVFQEEIQGKGVCLEFIEALHRETIESDARRAALKIKASTATVILIFCWYTDVKKVFLELAKRNVTDRQFLASESWSTSDDLLQDLAISKVASGVLGVAIRSSTIPGFENYLRSLHPSHRPDDEFFREFWQKEFGSCSGTESLEGVQHPFTDTSQLRVAYNVYLAVYAAAHALHSLLSCPNRDSPPGNNSSTCSSPKNIKPRELLQHLNKVNVTTPQGEMFYFQGADIPAQYDLVNWQSTPEGSLKLVLIGRVDGFDLHLNESAIQWSTGTNQVPVSVCSESCPPGTRKANRKGEPLCCFDCIPCAEGEISNTTGSLHCERCPSEFWSNVEQTACVPRQLDFLAFNETLGITLTTAAVSGAAVTTAVFVVFIFYHKTPMVRANNSELSFLLLLSLKLCFLCSLVFIGRPSVWSCQFQQAAFGISFVLCVSCLLVKTLVVLAVFRSARPGAETLMKWFGPGQQRGSVCLFTSIQVIICAIWLSLSPPEPRRDLGFQGSKVTLECAMVSVVGFSLVLGYIGLLACTCLLLAFLARNLPDNFNEAKLITFSMLIFCAVWVAFVPAYVSSPGKYVVAVEIFAILASSYGLLLCIFAPKCFIILLRPERNTKKNMMAR from the exons ATGTCTTTGTTCCTCTGGTTCCTCACTTGGAGGCCCTCCTCAGCcctctccctgctgcttctCAGTGTAGTGGGCATACAGACGGGGCTGGAGGTGGTTCAGGCGACAGTGTGCTCCCGGTGGGgtgcaaccagagacaagagcctctcccaggatggagaTGTGATTATTGGTGGACTTTTTAATCTCTATTTCAAACCTTCAGCTGTAAAGCAGGGCTACACTAAGCTGCCAAGTTATGAACCTTGCACTGG TTTAGATATAGAGGCATTAAAATATACACATGCTATGGTGTTTGCCGTGGAGGAAATCAATCGTAACAGCACCCTGCTACCAGAAGTGAAGCTGGGCTACCATATACTTGACAGCTGTGGCAGATACCCCTGGTCTCTGCAAG GTGGTGAGCTTGTTCCATTGCTCATTTGTGCGGCCTCATCTACAACAGGCATAATGCTGTCTAGGATCCTGGGCCCTCTCTCTGTACCAGTT ATCAGCTACTTGGCTAGCTGCCCCTGTCTTAGTGACAGGACAAAGTTTCCTAACTTCTTCAGAACAATCCCCAGTGATATTTACCAAGCCCGGGCCATGGCACAGCTGGCCATACGCTTCAACTGGACATGGATTGGAGCAGTGATTGTAAACAATGACTATGGTCAATTGGCAATACAG GTATTTCAGGAGGAGATTCAGGGGAAAGGAGTGTGTTTGGAATTCATCGAGGCTCTTCACAGAGAAACTATAGAGAGTGATGCCAGACGTGCAGCTCTCAAAATTAAAGCTTCAACTGCAACAGTGATTCTGATCTTTTGCTGGTACACAGATGTAAAGAAAGTATTTCTGGAACTGGCCAAGAGAAAT gtgacagacagacagtttctGGCCAGTGAGTCTTGGAGCACCAGTGATGATCTTCTTCAAGATCTTGCCATCTCTAAAGTGGCAAGTGGTGTTCTTGGTGTGGCCATTCGAAGTTCAACAATACCTGGATTTGAAAATTATCTCAGGAGTTTGCACCCAAGTCATCGTCCTGATGATGAATTCTTCAGAGAATTCTGGCAAAAGGAGTTTGGAT CCTGCAGTGGGACAGAGTCCCTGGAGGGAGTGCAGCATCCCTTCACTGACACCTCTCAGCTAAGGGTGGCTTATAATGTGTACCTGGCTGTTTATGCTGCAGCCCACGCCCTCCACAGCCTTCTCTCCTGCCCCAACAGAGACAGCCCTCCTGGAAACAACAGCTCCACTTGCTCCTCTCCAAAAAACATCAAACCCAGAGAG CTGTTGCAGCACTTGAACAAAGTGAACGTCACCACACCACaaggagaaatgttttatttccaagGTGCCGACATTCCAGCACAGTACGACCTCGTCAACTGGCAGAGCACCCCTGAAGGGTCACTTAAACTTGTTTTGATTGGTCGTGTGGACGGGTTTGACCTCCACCTTAATGAGTCAGCTATTCAGTGGAGCACAGGAACCAATCAG GTTCCTGTTTCAGTGTGCAGTGAGAGCTGCCCCCCAGGTACCCGAAAGGCCAACAGGAAAGGAGaacctctctgctgctttgactgTATCCCATGTGCTGAAGGGGAGATTAGCAATACAACTG GTTCTCTTCACTGTGAGCGTTGTCCATCTGAGTTCTGGTCCAACGTTGAACAAACTGCTTGTGTCCCTCGTCAGCTGGACTTTCTTGCCTTTAATGAAACATTGGGCATTACTCTGACCACTGCAGCTGTGTCTGGTGCTGCAGtgacaacagctgtgtttgtggtgtttatttTCTACCACAAAACACCTATG GTTCGAGCCAACAATTCAGAACTGAGCTTCCTGCTTCTTCTGTCTCTGAAGCTCTGCTTCCTGTGCTCACTGGTCTTCATTGGTCGTCCATCAGTCTGGTCCTGTCAGTTCCAGCAGGCAGCCTTTGGGATCAgctttgtactttgtgtttccTGCCTCCTGGTCAAAACCCTCGTAGTTCTTGCTGTTTTCCGCTCAGCTCGGCCTGGTGCTGAAACCTTGATGAAGTGGTTTGGTCCGGGCCAACAGAGAGGAAGTGTCTGCCTCTTTACTTCTATACAG GTTATCATCTGTGCCATATGGCTGTCCCTCAGCCCCCCAGAGCCTCGACGTGATCTGGGTTTccaagggtcaaaggtcaccctGGAGTGTGCCATGGTCTCTGTGGTGGGCTTTTCTCTGGTTCTGGGCTACATCGGCCTGCTGGCCTGCACCTGCCTCCTCTTGGCCTTTCTTGCTCGAAACCTCCCTGACAACTTCAATGAGGCCAAACTGatcaccttcagcatgctgatattctgtgctGTCTGGGTGGCCTTTGTTCCTGCTTACGTTAGCTCTCCTGGGAAGTATGTTGTCGCTGTGGAAATTTTTGCAATCCTGGCCTCCAGCTATGGTTTACTGCTCTGTATTTTTGCCCCCAAATGTTTCATCATTCTTTTGAGGCCTGAGAGAAACACTAAGAAAAACATGATGGCCAGATAA
- the LOC141012692 gene encoding extracellular calcium-sensing receptor-like, which yields MSLFLWFLTRRPSSALSLLLLSVVGRQTGLEVVQATVCSRWGATRDKSLSQDGDVIIGGLFNLYYKPSAVEQGYTMLPSYEPCTGLESLKNTYAMVFAVEEINRNSTLLPGVKLGYRILDSCSRYPWALQGGQLVPLLIGASTSTTGIMLSRILGPLSVPVISYLASCPCLSDRRKFPNFFRTIPSDIYQARAMARLAIRFNWTWIGAVIVNNDYGQLAIQVFQEEIQGKGVCLEFTETLRRETIESDARRAALTIKASTATVILIFCWYTDVKKVFLELAKRNVTDRQFLASEAWSTSDDLLQDIAISKVASGVLGVAIRSSTIPGFKNYLRSLHPSHRPDDEFIREFWQKEFGSCSGTESLEGVQHPFTDTSQLRVAYNVYLAVYAAAHALHSLLSCPNRDSPPGNNSSTCSSPKHIKPRELLQYLNKVNVTTPQGEMFYFQGADILAKYDLVNWQNTPEGSLKLVLIGRVDGFDLHLNESAIQWSTGSNQVPVSVCSESCSPGTRKANRKGEPLCCFDCIPCAEGEISNTTGSLHCERCPSEFWSNIEQTACVPRQLDFLAFNETLGITLTTAAVSGAAVTTAVFVVFIFYHKTPMVRANNSELSFLLLLSLKLCFLCSLVFIGRPSVWSCRFQQAAFGISFVLCVSCLLVKTLVVLAVFRSARPGAETLMKWFGPGQQRGSVCLFTSVQVIICAIWLSVSPPVPRPDLGFQGSKVTLECAMASVVGFALVLGYIGLLACTCLLLAFLARNLPDNFNEAKLITFSMLIFCAVWVAFVPAYVSSPGKYVVAVEVFAILASSYGLLLCIFAPKCFIILLRPEKNTKKHLMAR from the exons ATGTCTTTGTTCCTCTGGTTCCTCACTCGGAGGCCCTCCTCAGCcctctccctgctgcttctCAGTGTAGTGGGCAGACAGACGGGGCTGGAGGTGGTTCAGGCGACAGTGTGCTCCCGGTGGGgtgcaaccagagacaagagcctctcccaggatggagaTGTGATTATTGGTGGACTTTTTAATCTCTATTACAAACCTTCAGCTGTAGAGCAGGGCTACACCATGCTGCCAAGTTATGAACCTTGCACCGG GTTAGAgtctttaaaaaatacatatgcTATGGTGTTTGCGGTGGAGGAAATCAATCGTAACAGCACCCTGCTGCCAGGAGTGAAGTTGGGCTACCGTATACTTGACAGCTGTTCCCGATACCCCTGGGCTCTGCAAG GTGGTCAGCTTGTCCCTTTGCTCATTGGTGCTTCAACATCCACAACAGGTATAATGCTGTCTAGGATCCTGGGCCCTCTCTCTGTGCCAGTT ATCAGCTACTTGGCTAGCTGCCCCTGTCTTAGTGACAGGAGAAAGTTTCCTAACTTCTTCAGAACAATCCCCAGTGATATTTACCAAGCCCGGGCCATGGCACGACTGGCCATACGCTTCAACTGGACATGGATTGGAGCGGTGATTGTAAACAATGACTATGGTCAATTGGCAATACAG GTATTTCAGGAGGAGATTCAAGGGAAAGGAGTGTGTTTGGAATTCACAGAGACTCTCCGCAGAGAAACTATAGAGAGTGATGCCAGACGTGCAGCTCTCACAATTAAAGCTTCAACTGCAACAGTGATTCTGATCTTTTGCTGGTACACAGATGTAAAGAAAGTATTTCTGGAACTGGCCAAGAGAAAT gtgacagacagacagtttctGGCCAGTGAGGCTTGGAGCACCAGTGATGATCTTCTTCAAGATATTGCCATCTCTAAAGTGGCAAGTGGTGTTCTTGGTGTGGCCATTCGAAGTTCAACAATACCTGGATTTAAAAATTATCTCAGGAGTTTGCACCCAAGTCATCGTCCTGATGATGAATTCATCAGAGAATTCTGGCAAAAGGAGTTTGGAT CCTGCAGTGGGACAGAGTCCTTGGAGGGAGTGCAGCATCCCTTCACTGACACCTCTCAGCTAAGGGTGGCGTATAATGTGTACCTGGCTGTTTATGCTGCAGCCCACGCCCTCCACAGCCTTCTCTCCTGCCCCAACAGAGACAGCCCTCCTGGAAACAACAGCTCCACTTGCTCCTCTCCAAAACACATCAAACCCAGAGag CTGTTGCAGTACTTGAACAAAGTGAACGTCACCACACCACaaggagaaatgttttatttccaagGTGCTGACATTCTAGCAAAGTACGACCTCGTCAACTGGCAGAACACCCCTGAAGGGTCACTTAAACTTGTTTTGATCGGTCGTGTGGATGGGTTTGACCTCCACCTTAATGAGTCGGCTATTCAGTGGAGCACAGGATCCAATCAG GTTCCTGTTTCAGTGTGCAGTGAGAGCTGCTCCCCAGGTACCCGAAAGGCCAACAGGAAAGGAGaacctctctgctgctttgactgTATCCCATGTGCTGAAGGGGAGATTAGCAATACAACTG GTTCTCTTCACTGTGAGCGTTGTCCATCTGAGTTCTGGTCCAACATTGAACAAACAGCCTGTGTCCCTCGTCAGCTGGACTTTCTTGCCTTTAATGAAACATTGGGCATTACTCTGACCACTGCAGCTGTGTCTGGTGCTGCAGtgacaacagctgtgtttgtggtgtttatttTCTACCACAAAACACCTATG GTCCGAGCCAACAATTCAGAACTGAGCTTCCTGcttcttctgtctctgaaaCTCTGCTTCCTGTGCTCACTGGTCTTCATCGGTCGTCCATCAGTCTGGTCCTGTCGGTTCCAGCAGGCAGCCTTTGGGATCAgctttgtactttgtgtttccTGCCTCCTGGTCAAAACCCTCGTAGTTCTTGCTGTTTTCCGCTCAGCTCGGCCTGGTGCTGAAACCTTGATGAAGTGGTTTGGTCCGGGCCAACAGAGAGGAAGTGTCTGCCTCTTTACTTCTGTACAG GTTATCATCTGTGCCATTTGGCTGTCCGTCAGCCCTCCAGTGCCTCGACCTGATCTGGGTTTccaagggtcaaaggtcaccctGGAGTGTGCCATGGCCTCTGTGGTGGGCTTCGCTCTGGTTCTGGGCTACATCGGCCTGCTGGCCTGCACCTGCCTCCTTTTGGCCTTTCTTGCTCGAAACCTCCCTGACAACTTCAATGAGGCCAAACTGatcaccttcagcatgctgatattctgtgctGTCTGGGTGGCCTTTGTTCCTGCTTACGTTAGCTCTCCTGGGAAGTATGTTGTCGCTGTGGAAGTTTTTGCAATCCTGGCTTCCAGTTATGGTTTACTGCTCTGTATTTTTGCCCCCAAATGTTTCATCATTCTTTTGAGGCCTGAGAAAAACACCAAGAAACACCTGATGGCCAGATAG
- the LOC141012735 gene encoding extracellular calcium-sensing receptor-like, whose product MSLFLWFLTQRPSSALSLLLLSVVGIQTGLEVVGATVCSRRGVPSNKSLFQDGDVIIGGLFNLYYIPSAVEQGYTRLPSYEPCTGLDLEALKYTYAMAFAVEEINRNSTLLPGVKLGYHILDSCGIYPWSLRSGEPVPLLICAASSTTGIIMSRILGPLSVPVISYLASCPCLSDRTKFPNFFRTIPSDIYQARAMAQLAIRFNWTWIGVVIENSDYGQLAIQVFQEEIQGKGVCLEFIETLRRETIVSDARRAALTIEALTARVILIFCWYTDVKKVFLELAKRNVTDRQFLASESWSTSDDLLQDLAISKVARGVLGVAIRSSTIPGFENYLRSLHPSHRPDDEFIREFWQKEFGSCSGTESLEGVQHPFTDTSQLRVAYNVYLAVYAAAHALHSLLSCPNRDSPPGNNSSTCSSAKHIKPRELLQHLNKVNVTTPQGEMFYFQGADIPAKYDLVNWQNTPEGSLKLVLIGRVAGFDLHLNESAIQWSTGSNQVPVSVCSESCPPGTRKANRKGEPLCCFDCIPCAEGEISNTTGSLHCERCPSEFWSNIEQTACVPRQLDFLSFNETLGITLTTAAVSGAAVTTAVFVVFIFYHKTPMVRANNSELSFLLLVSLKLCFLCSLVFIGRPSVWSCRFQQAAFGISFVLCVSCLLVKTLVVLAVFRSARPGAETLMKWFGPGQQRGSVCLFTSVQVIICAIWLSLSPPEPRRDLGFQGSKVTLACAMASVVGFSLVLGYIGLLACTCLLLAFLARKLPDNFNEAKLITFSMLIFCAVWVAFVPAYVSSPGKYVVAVEIFAILASSYGLLLCIFAPKCFIILLRPERNTKKNMMAR is encoded by the exons ATGTCTTTGTTCCTCTGGTTCCTCACTCAGAGGCCCTCCTCAGCcctctccctgctgcttctCAGTGTAGTGGGCATACAGACAGGGCTGGAGGTGGTTGGGGCGACAGTGTGCTCCCGCAGGGGTGTACCGAGCAACAAGAGCCTCTTCCAGGATGGAGATGTGATTATCGGTGGACTTTTTAATCTCTATTACATACCTTCAGCTGTAGAGCAGGGCTACACCAGACTGCCAAGTTATGAACCTTGCACTGG TTTAGATCTAGAGGCATTAAAATATACTTATGCGATGGCGTTTGCGGTGGAGGAAATCAATCGTAACAGCACCCTGCTACCAGGAGTGAAGCTGGGCTACCATATACTTGATAGCTGTGGCATATACCCCTGGTCTCTGCGAA GTGGTGAGCCTGTTCCATTGCTCATTTGTGCGGCCTCATCTACAACAGGCATAATAATGTCTAGGATCCTAGGCCCTCTCTCTGTGCCAGTT ATCAGCTACTTGGCTAGCTGCCCCTGTCTTAGTGACAGGACAAAGTTTCCTAACTTCTTCAGAACAATCCCCAGTGATATTTATCAAGCCCGGGCCATGGCACAACTGGCCATACGCTTCAACTGGACATGGATTGGAGTAGTGATAGAAAACTCGGATTATGGTCAATTGGCAATACAG GTATTTCAGGAGGAGATTCAGGGGAAAGGAGTGTGTTTGGAATTCATAGAGACTCTCCGCAGAGAAACTATAGTAAGTGATGCCAGACGTGCAGCACTCACAATTGAAGCTTTGACTGCGAGGGTTATTCTGATCTTTTGCTGGTATACAGATGTAAAGAAAGTATTTCTGGAACTGGCCAAGAGAAAT gtgacagacagacagtttctGGCCAGTGAGTCTTGGAGCACCAGTGATGATCTTCTTCAAGATCTTGCCATCTCTAAAGTGGCAAGAGGTGTTCTTGGTGTGGCCATTCGAAGTTCAACAATACCTGGATTTGAAAATTATCTCAGGAGTTTGCACCCAAGTCATCGTCCTGATGATGAATTCATCAGAGAATTCTGGCAAAAGGAGTTTGGAT CCTGCAGTGGGACAGAGTCCCTGGAGGGAGTGCAGCATCCCTTCACTGACACCTCTCAGCTAAGGGTGGCGTATAATGTGTACCTGGCTGTTTATGCTGCTGCCCACGCCCTCCACAGCCTTCTCTCCTGCCCCAACAGAGACAGCCCTCCTGGAAACAACAGCTCCACTTGCTCCTCTGCAAAACACATCAAACCCAGAGag CTGTTGCAGCACTTGAACAAAGTGAACGTCACCACACCACaaggagaaatgttttatttccaagGTGCCGACATTCCAGCAAAGTACGACCTCGTCAACTGGCAGAACACCCCTGAAGGGTCACTTAAACTTGTTTTGATTGGTCGTGTGGCCGGGTTTGACCTCCACCTTAATGAGTCGGCTATTCAGTGGAGCACAGGATCTAATCAG GTTCCTGTTTCAGTGTGCAGTGAGAGCTGCCCCCCAGGTACCCGAAAGGCCAACAGGAAAGGAGaacctctctgctgctttgactgTATCCCATGTGCTGAAGGGGAGATTAGCAATACAACTG GTTCTCTTCACTGTGAGCGTTGTCCATCTGAGTTCTGGTCCAACATTGAACAAACAGCCTGTGTCCCTCGTCAGCTggattttctttcctttaatgAAACATTGGGCATTACTCTAACCACTGCAGCTGTGTCTGGTGCTGCAGtgacaacagctgtgtttgtggtgtttatttTCTACCACAAAACACCTATG GTTCGAGCCAACAATTCAGAACTGAGCTTCCTGCTTCTTGTGTCTCTGAAGCTCTGCTTCCTGTGCTCACTGGTCTTCATCGGTCGTCCATCAGTCTGGTCCTGTCGATTCCAGCAGGCAGCCTTTGGGATCAgctttgtactttgtgtttccTGCCTCCTGGTCAAAACACTCGTAGTTCTTGCTGTTTTCCGCTCAGCCCGGCCTGGTGCTGAAACCTTGATGAAGTGGTTTGGTCCGGGCCAACAGAGAGGAAGTGTCTGCCTCTTTACTTCTGTACAG GTTATCATCTGTGCCATATGGCTGTCCCTCAGCCCCCCAGAGCCTCGACGTGATCTGGGTTTccaagggtcaaaggtcaccctGGCGTGTGCCATGGCCTCTGTGGTGGGCTTCTCTCTGGTTCTGGGCTACATTGGCCTGCTGGCCTGCACCTGCCTCCTCCTGGCCTTTCTTGCTCGGAAACTCCCTGACAACTTCAATGAGGCCAAACTGatcaccttcagcatgctgatattctgtgctGTCTGGGTGGCCTTTGTTCCTGCTTACGTTAGCTCTCCTGGGAAGTATGTTGTCGCTGTGGAAATTTTTGCAATCCTGGCCTCCAGCTATGGTTTACTGCTCTGTATTTTTGCCcccaaatgttttattattctattgAGGCCTGAGAGAAATACTAAGAAAAACATGATGGCCAGATAG